In Arachis hypogaea cultivar Tifrunner chromosome 2, arahy.Tifrunner.gnm2.J5K5, whole genome shotgun sequence, a genomic segment contains:
- the LOC112729119 gene encoding antifungal protein ginkbilobin-like protein translates to MINNASNFAASITISLILCLILLCSSVCECVPNTNITTILCNSGVYTSGDPFAISLSYVLEELEEVTPTQKNYDYHNISPYPNAFAYGHAACNNNNNLKKKTNLTSSDCKACLGVAKTTMLSSCEKRIGARSVLHDCTIRYEQYPFDD, encoded by the coding sequence ATGATCAATAATGCTTCAAACTTTGCAGCATCAATAACAATTAGTTTGATATTGTGCTTAATATTATTATGTAGTAGTGTTTGTGAGTGTGTTCCCAACACAAACATCACTACTATTCTCTGCAATTCTGGTGTATACACTTCTGGGGACCCTTTTGCAATTAGTTTATCCTATGTTCTTGAAGAATTAGAGGAAGTAACACCAACACAAAAAAACTATGATTACCACAATATTTCACCTTACCCTAATGCATTTGCATATGGACATGCTGcttgcaacaacaacaacaacttgaagaagaagacgaatCTAACATCCTCTGATTGCAAAGCATGTCTTGGTGTTGCAAAAACTACTATGTTGAGTTCATGTGAGAAAAGAATAGGGGCTCGTTCTGTTCTTCATGATTGTACGATAAGGTATGAACAATACCCATTTGATGATTAA
- the LOC112720353 gene encoding aluminum-activated malate transporter 14-like, translating to MESTHVISITNNEEENVDHNKEKNNNNKTFPFSPSFPTIISHVKEKKFNMSFVPIFPSFSHLSEQETKNIIHSIKVGISLVLVSLLYLLDPLYEQVGENAMWAIMTVVVIFEFSAGATLGKGLNRGMGTIVGGGLGCVAAILAQKLGGVGNSIIIGICIFIFGAIATYFRMIPRIKRRYEYGVMIFILTLNLVLVSVVRDEQQVWEIARDRLLTIVIGFIICISVSFFLFPLWASNEFHDSTHSSFQHLVNAIQGCLEDYMRFADEKENEATNTNFTFCKTLLNSKSKDELLANYAKWEPLHGKFGYSYPWQNYLKIGEVNRELAAIILVLGRCLQTSKKPMELQSWSETIQVIEPCFEAIGSNIVWSLKELGESMKQMRKIHASQISTKLKASRAEISMVVKMIISTSKKISTSMLNNNDENNNCYDDDASLAIASFLFLLKEVVNKVEELTKVVEQLGDIAGFPTHIQL from the exons ATGGAATCAACTCATGTCATATCCATTACCAAtaatgaagaagaaaatgttgatcataacaaagagaagaacaacaacaataaaacatTCCCATTTTCTCCATCATTTCCAACCATTATTTCCcatgttaaagaaaaaaaattcaacatgTCTTTTGTTCCAATCTTTCCTTCATTCTCCCATCTTAGTGAGCAAGAAACTAAGAACATAATTCATAGCATCAAAGTTGGAATCTCGCTTGTTTTGGTTTCACTTCTGTACCTCTTGGATCCTCTCTATGAACAAGTTGGAGAAAATGCAATGTGGGCTATCATGACTGTTGTTGTCATCTTTGAATTCTCTGCAG GAGCTACACTTGGTAAGGGTTTAAACCGTGGAATGGGAACTATAGTAGGAGGTGGACTAGGTTGCGTAGCAGCAATTTTGGCTCAAAAGCTCGGTGGGGTTGGCAACTCCATTATCATTGGAATTTGTATATTCATCTTTG GAGCAATTGCAACATATTTTAGAATGATTCCAAGGATAAAGAGAAGATATGAATATGGGGTGATGATATTCATTCTGACATTAAACCTTGTATTGGTGTCTGTGGTGCGTGACGAACAACAAGTTTGGGAAATAGCACGTGATCGTCTCTTAACAATTGTGATTGGTTTCATCATTTGCATTTCTGtgagtttcttcttatttcctcTTTGGGCCAGCAATGAATTTCATGATTCCACTCACTCAAGCTTTCAACATCTCGTCAATGCAATCCAAG GGTGTTTGGAGGATTATATGAGATTTGCTGACGAAAAAGAAAATGAGGCCACCAATACCAACTTCACTTTTTGCAAGACTTTGTTGAACTCCAAGTCAAAGGATGAGTTAttg GCAAATTATGCAAAGTGGGAGCCCTTGCATGGAAAATTTGGATACTCGTACCCTTGGCAAAATTACCTAAAGATTGGAGAGGTTAATCGGGAATTGGCTGCAATTATTCTTGTTCTTGGAAGGTGCCTCCAAACCTCAAAAAAG CCCATGGAATTGCAATCATGGAGTGAAACAATCCAAGTCATTGAACCATGTTTTGAAGCAATTGGGTCAAATATTGTGTGGAGTCTAAAGGAACTTGGAGAAAGCATGAAACAAATGAGGAAGATTCATGCTTCTCAAATCTCAACTAAGTTAAAGGCATCAAGAGCAGAGATAAGCATGGTGGTTAAGATGATTATTTCCACATCCAAGAAGATATCAACATCAATGCTTAATAATAATGATGAGAATAAtaattgttatgatgatgatgcATCACTTGCAATTGCTAGCTTCTTGTTCTTGCTCAAGGAGGTTGTAAACAAGGTTGAGGAGTTGACCAAAGTGGTGGAACAACTTGGAGATATTGCTGGCTTTCCTACACATATTCAACTCTAG